From one Anabas testudineus chromosome 21, fAnaTes1.2, whole genome shotgun sequence genomic stretch:
- the gtpbp8 gene encoding GTP-binding protein 8 — protein sequence MICLQLPLWLQPGAHVCTTALRSIHKLASLQKTKTLPPKKVQSLLYPFSELEAYLDRSVDRTQFQLFHPSIEDMFEAEKLFYSSPSHKINYYISAERMEHVPALKQPEVCFIGRSNVGKSSLIKALFSLTPEVEVRVSKTPGHTKKMNFFTVGKAFTMVDMPGYGHKAPSDFVDMVEPYLFTRKNLLRTFLLVDGSVGLQKADLIALEMCEEIRCPYVMVVTKIDKCGHGSLLTNLLNLQDVVKTQTTSCFPQPFLVSSHQFSGIYLLRCFIAHVTGSIRLKDTSQS from the exons ATGATTTGTCTCCAGCTTCCACTGTGGCTTCAGCCTGGGGCTCATGTTTGCACCACTGCTCTGCGGAGCATTCACAAACTGGCCTcactgcagaaaaccaaaacacttcCTCCAAAGAAAGTCCAAAGCTTACTTTACCCTTTCAGTGAGCTGGAGGCTTACCTGGACAG gtCTGTGGACAGGACACAGTTCCAGCTCTTTCATCCCAGCATAGAGGACATGTTTGAGGCAGAAAAACTCTTCTACTCTTCACCGTCTCATAAGATCAACTACTACATCTCAGCAGAGAGAATGGAACATGTACCTGCATTGAAACAGCCAGAG GTGTGTTTTATCGGCAGAAGCAACGTAGGCAAGTCATCCCTCATCAAAGCCCTGTTCTCCCTGACTCCTGAGGTAGAAGTCAGAGTCTCCAAAACCCCA GGTCACACAAAGAAGATGAACTTCTTCACAGTTGGAAAAGCTTTCACCATGGTGGACATGCCAGGCTACGGACACAAAGCACCCAGTGACTTTGTGGATATGGTGGAGCCATACCTCTTTACAAGGAAAAA CCTTTTGAGGACGTTCCTGTTGGTCGATGGCAGTGTCGGCCTTCAGAAGGCTGACCTGATCGCCCTGGAGATGTGCGAGGAAATAAGATGCCCGTATGTG ATGGTGGTGACCAAGATTGACAAATGTGGACATGGTTCGCTGCTGACAAACTTGCTTAATCTTCAGGATGTGGTTAAAACACAAACCACCAGCTGCTTCCCTCAGCCATTTCTGGTCAG ctCCCACCAGTTCTCGGGGATCTACCTCCTAAGATGTTTCATTGCTCACGTAACAGGGAGCATCAGGTTAAAGGACACTTCACAAAGCTGA